One genomic window of Candidatus Kuenenia stuttgartiensis includes the following:
- a CDS encoding DUF2283 domain-containing protein: protein MKIKYFNDTDTALLEFTEKQVKETREISENIYIDIDENGNLVSMTIEHAKTTAHLPDISYQQIEKKVVA, encoded by the coding sequence ATGAAAATAAAATATTTTAATGATACGGACACGGCTCTGCTGGAATTTACAGAAAAGCAGGTAAAAGAAACACGAGAGATATCAGAGAATATATATATCGACATTGATGAAAATGGCAATCTTGTTAGCATGACAATTGAACATGCGAAAACAACAGCGCATCTGCCAGACATATCCTACCAACAAATAGAGAAAAAAGTTGTCGCATAA
- a CDS encoding EAL domain-containing protein: protein MTKPFNILLVDDNKELGENIRDILEINGYAAERVSLGSDALLSAQNKHFDLALVDIELPDIKGTELVGKLASISPSTQYIYITGHATLDSTIEAIKQKDVISYEVKPLDIDRMLLTIQQAKIRIQTETELHKSEERYRRLIEGLQDNYFFFTRDASGVFTYISPSIKNILGYTPEEFYTRYREYLTDHLVNNDAAQCLARSVKGIKQPPYEIEMYHKNGATRTLQMQEAPVFDSSKNVISIEGIARDITEIKTSQSQLVFLADHDPLTCLFNRRRFKEELELRLLEAQRNHIKGALLFLDLDNFKYVNDTLGHQHGDELLIKLSCILKERLRQTDILARLGGDEFAVILPNTEEEQAQHISKQLVELTRNCLALDSLNPLHITVSIGIAMFPAHGDTAETLLANADMAMYQAKDEGRDRGCIFSLEHKIHIETQYDWKRRIKIALEQNSFALYLQPIINVKTRKITAYEVLLRLTEKNQEVVPPLKFLGTAERFGIIHEIDRWVVVNAIRIIKELKLHENGIFLEINLSGKAFSDNELLSIIKREIGENILRPEMLIFEITETAIIENIAKAQHFIATLKSIGCRFALDDFGSGFSSFNYLKHLPVDYLKIDGSFIQHLSQNSVDQHLVKGMVEAARGLKKLTIAEFVETKETFQLLKEIGIDYAQGHYFGKPLSVCDALQQFNF, encoded by the coding sequence ATGACAAAACCATTTAACATACTCCTCGTTGATGACAACAAAGAGCTTGGGGAAAACATCAGGGACATCCTGGAGATAAACGGCTACGCCGCCGAAAGAGTTTCTCTTGGCAGCGACGCTCTTCTCTCCGCCCAAAACAAGCATTTTGATTTAGCACTTGTTGATATTGAACTTCCCGATATTAAAGGCACAGAACTTGTCGGAAAATTAGCGAGTATTTCACCTTCCACGCAATACATATACATAACCGGCCATGCAACGCTCGACAGCACAATCGAAGCTATTAAGCAAAAAGACGTGATCTCTTACGAGGTAAAACCCCTCGATATCGACCGCATGCTGCTCACCATCCAGCAGGCAAAAATAAGAATACAAACAGAAACGGAACTGCATAAATCTGAAGAAAGATACCGGAGACTGATAGAAGGCCTTCAGGATAATTATTTCTTCTTCACACGTGATGCCAGCGGTGTTTTTACATATATCAGCCCTTCCATCAAAAACATCCTCGGCTATACTCCTGAAGAGTTTTACACCCGCTACCGCGAATATCTGACCGATCATCTGGTAAACAACGATGCCGCCCAATGCCTGGCGCGGAGCGTAAAGGGGATCAAGCAGCCGCCTTATGAAATTGAAATGTACCACAAAAACGGTGCAACACGAACACTGCAGATGCAGGAAGCGCCCGTATTCGACAGCAGTAAAAACGTCATTTCCATAGAAGGCATTGCCAGAGACATTACCGAGATAAAAACCTCTCAATCGCAGCTTGTATTTTTAGCAGATCACGACCCTCTTACCTGCCTGTTTAATCGCAGGCGTTTTAAGGAAGAACTCGAACTACGCCTTCTGGAAGCACAAAGAAACCATATCAAAGGAGCACTTTTATTTCTGGATTTGGACAATTTCAAATATGTCAATGATACCCTTGGCCATCAGCACGGGGATGAATTGCTGATAAAATTGTCCTGTATTCTGAAAGAAAGGCTGCGGCAGACAGACATTCTCGCCAGGCTTGGAGGGGATGAGTTTGCCGTGATATTGCCTAATACCGAGGAAGAACAGGCACAGCACATCTCAAAACAACTTGTGGAGTTGACAAGAAACTGCCTTGCGCTTGACAGTCTGAATCCACTGCATATAACCGTCAGCATCGGCATTGCAATGTTTCCCGCACACGGCGATACTGCGGAAACACTGCTCGCCAACGCTGATATGGCAATGTATCAGGCAAAAGATGAAGGGCGAGACCGCGGCTGTATCTTCTCGCTGGAACATAAAATACACATCGAGACGCAATACGACTGGAAGCGCAGAATCAAAATAGCGCTGGAACAAAATAGCTTTGCACTGTATTTGCAGCCGATAATAAATGTGAAAACCCGCAAAATTACTGCCTATGAGGTATTGCTCCGCCTGACTGAAAAAAATCAGGAGGTTGTCCCACCTTTAAAATTCCTCGGCACCGCCGAACGATTTGGCATTATACACGAAATCGACAGATGGGTAGTCGTCAACGCAATCCGCATTATAAAAGAACTGAAACTGCATGAAAACGGTATATTTCTTGAAATAAACCTGTCAGGCAAGGCATTTTCCGACAATGAACTATTGTCCATAATAAAAAGGGAAATCGGGGAAAATATCCTTCGTCCCGAAATGCTCATTTTTGAAATAACAGAGACGGCAATCATAGAGAACATCGCAAAGGCGCAGCATTTTATCGCAACGCTTAAGTCAATAGGATGTCGTTTTGCCCTGGATGATTTTGGGAGCGGTTTTTCATCATTTAATTATTTGAAACATTTGCCAGTGGATTACCTCAAAATAGACGGCAGTTTTATTCAACACCTTTCACAAAACTCTGTAGATCAGCATTTGGTCAAGGGAATGGTAGAGGCTGCACGCGGATTAAAAAAACTCACCATCGCCGAATTTGTTGAAACGAAGGAAACATTTCAATTACTGAAGGAAATAGGCATAGATTACGCGCAAGGCCATTATTTTGGGAAACCACTTTCTGTATGTGACGCACTGCAACAGTTTAATTTTTAG
- a CDS encoding response regulator, whose product MLQVNTVEKKLHILIVDDNADFCTNCIDIFESKGYSATAVHDGFDAIEAVKENPFDLVLMDIKMPVMNGVDTYKTLKQINPLLPVIMISAYAVEGLLVNALREGAFAIFHKPLNFGKLFSTIEHTQKNGAFIMVVDDDNDICESLSDLLHEKGYRVKTANDGSTAVQMSRENLFDVILLDMKLPTMNGLDAYLAIRDIRPSVVVILITGYRNELRNLVDRALQRNACVCLDKPLDIDRLLDIIQEKT is encoded by the coding sequence ATGTTGCAGGTAAATACCGTGGAAAAAAAACTTCATATTCTTATCGTGGACGATAATGCAGACTTTTGCACGAATTGCATTGATATTTTTGAGTCAAAAGGCTATTCGGCAACCGCAGTTCATGATGGATTTGACGCAATAGAGGCAGTGAAGGAAAACCCATTTGATCTTGTTTTAATGGATATAAAAATGCCCGTTATGAACGGCGTTGATACATACAAAACGCTCAAACAGATTAATCCACTGCTGCCTGTAATTATGATATCTGCTTATGCCGTTGAGGGACTTCTTGTAAATGCTCTAAGGGAAGGTGCTTTTGCCATTTTCCACAAACCTCTCAACTTCGGAAAGCTTTTTTCAACCATTGAACACACCCAGAAAAATGGAGCGTTCATTATGGTCGTTGACGATGACAACGATATTTGCGAAAGCCTGTCAGACCTTCTCCATGAAAAAGGCTACAGGGTAAAAACGGCAAATGACGGCAGCACTGCCGTGCAAATGTCCCGGGAAAATCTTTTTGACGTCATACTCCTGGATATGAAACTACCCACCATGAACGGTCTGGACGCCTACCTTGCCATAAGAGATATCCGCCCTTCTGTTGTCGTGATTTTAATAACAGGATACCGGAACGAATTAAGAAACCTTGTTGATAGGGCGCTGCAGAGAAACGCCTGTGTTTGTCTGGATAAACCTTTGGATATTGACAGGCTGCTGGATATTATACAGGAAAAAACCTGA
- a CDS encoding lipoyl domain-containing protein: MKVDVELPEIEGNGDEATVSFWYVDEDEAVEEGEDLVEMITDKTTFNINAPTTGRLVEIHVQEGDVVKVGDILATLETEEEVDEDEEENEDEDEEE, translated from the coding sequence ATGAAAGTTGATGTGGAATTGCCGGAAATAGAGGGTAATGGGGATGAGGCAACAGTTTCTTTTTGGTATGTGGATGAAGATGAGGCGGTTGAAGAAGGTGAAGATCTTGTTGAAATGATTACGGATAAGACGACCTTCAACATAAATGCACCAACTACCGGAAGGTTAGTTGAAATTCATGTACAAGAAGGTGATGTGGTAAAAGTAGGTGATATCTTAGCAACACTTGAGACGGAAGAAGAGGTGGACGAAGACGAAGAGGAAAACGAGGATGAAGACGAAGAAGAATAG
- the rny gene encoding ribonuclease Y has translation MQIYQFPCYLLFPVCIAIGYFICIAVIRKKQAAKEKKVQQLIEDSKREAEKIKKEAELSAKAELFQRKEAIEKEMQETKIELRQQERRLSKREDNLERKVELLTKKEKHLDTLSTNLGIKEKKVDEKNVELEKIIEEENNTLLKISNMSRDEAEKLLLTRLERELDIKCAELISKKIEEAKENAEQTALSLITTSIQRCASSHTAENIVSSIELPNNEMKGRIIGREGRNIRAFEKATGIDVIVDDTPGVIVLSGFDCVRREIARQSMEKLIVDGRIHPAHIEEIVKETEKEIEQVIMETGKQTCFDLGVHHIHPELIRLVGRLKYRTSYGQNQLKHSIEVANLMGILAGELKLDVALAKRCGLLHDIGKATGSESEGTHALVGADLAKRYDERNEVINAIGGHHEERPVESVYTVLVSAADAISAGRPGARRETLEKYIKRLEKLEGIATSFNGVESAYAIQAGREVRIMVCPDKVNDKAAAKMCYDIANEIEKQLEYPGEVIVTVIRETRFVERAK, from the coding sequence ATGCAAATCTATCAGTTTCCTTGTTATCTCCTTTTTCCTGTTTGTATTGCCATAGGCTATTTTATCTGCATTGCAGTAATTAGAAAAAAACAGGCTGCAAAGGAAAAGAAGGTACAGCAACTTATTGAAGATTCAAAGAGAGAGGCTGAAAAAATAAAAAAAGAAGCCGAACTCTCGGCAAAAGCCGAATTGTTTCAACGCAAAGAAGCAATAGAAAAAGAGATGCAAGAAACAAAAATCGAGCTGAGACAACAGGAAAGAAGGTTAAGCAAAAGAGAAGACAACCTTGAACGAAAAGTCGAGTTATTAACAAAAAAGGAAAAACACCTTGATACACTATCCACTAATTTGGGTATTAAAGAAAAAAAAGTTGATGAAAAGAACGTAGAACTGGAAAAAATCATAGAAGAAGAGAATAACACGCTCCTTAAAATTTCCAATATGTCAAGGGATGAAGCGGAAAAACTATTGCTGACCAGGCTGGAAAGAGAACTTGATATCAAATGCGCCGAATTAATCTCGAAAAAGATAGAAGAGGCAAAGGAAAATGCTGAACAAACGGCATTATCATTAATTACCACATCAATTCAACGGTGCGCCTCTTCTCATACCGCAGAAAATATTGTCAGCTCAATTGAACTGCCCAACAACGAAATGAAGGGACGTATTATCGGAAGAGAAGGCAGAAACATCCGCGCCTTCGAAAAAGCAACTGGTATCGACGTTATAGTAGATGATACTCCCGGAGTAATTGTCCTCTCCGGTTTTGATTGTGTACGCAGGGAAATTGCCCGGCAATCTATGGAAAAATTGATCGTTGATGGAAGAATCCACCCCGCCCACATTGAAGAAATCGTAAAAGAAACGGAAAAGGAAATAGAACAAGTCATCATGGAAACAGGAAAACAAACATGCTTCGACCTTGGCGTACACCACATCCATCCGGAATTAATAAGACTTGTCGGAAGGCTGAAATACAGAACCAGTTACGGGCAAAATCAACTAAAACACTCAATAGAGGTTGCGAATCTCATGGGCATCCTTGCTGGAGAATTGAAACTAGATGTTGCCCTTGCGAAAAGATGTGGACTTTTGCACGATATTGGAAAGGCAACCGGGTCTGAATCCGAAGGGACACATGCTCTCGTAGGCGCTGATCTTGCAAAGCGTTACGATGAAAGAAATGAAGTGATTAACGCAATTGGCGGACATCACGAGGAAAGGCCTGTGGAATCTGTTTACACTGTTTTGGTAAGCGCAGCAGATGCGATTTCTGCAGGAAGGCCCGGCGCAAGAAGAGAAACGTTGGAAAAATATATCAAGCGCCTTGAAAAACTTGAGGGAATTGCAACCTCTTTCAACGGCGTAGAAAGCGCTTATGCCATTCAGGCGGGAAGAGAAGTCCGCATCATGGTTTGTCCGGATAAAGTAAACGACAAGGCCGCGGCAAAGATGTGTTACGACATTGCAAACGAAATAGAAAAACAATTAGAATATCCGGGAGAGGTTATTGTTACCGTTATTCGGGAAACACGCTTTGTAGAACGCGCGAAATAA
- the mnmG gene encoding tRNA uridine-5-carboxymethylaminomethyl(34) synthesis enzyme MnmG, translated as MHTEFDVIVVGAGHAGCEAALASARMGLNTALLSINLDTVAQMSCNPAIGGIAKGQLVREIDALGGEMAQVIDATGIQFRMLNTKKGPAVHSPRAQADKKAYQITMKKRLEHQDNLFMKQEIADGLIVIDNKVAGVVGQSGLQYKSKAVILTTGTFLKGVIHIGNYITSGGRIGELSSERLSGSLRDLGLEVQRLKTGTSPRLNSRTINYKNLKPQHGDENPRPFSFSTKTLSGAQVPCYITYTNQTTHEIVMSNLNRAPLYTGQISTTGPRYCPSLEDKIVRFPDKLQHQIFLEPEGLDTLEIYCNGISTSMPHDVQERIVHSIEGLEAAEIVRYGYAIEYDFVPPTQLKLSLETKAVENLYLAGQINGTSGYEEAAAQGIMAGINAALKIHEKEPFILDRSEAYIGVLIDDLVTKGTEEPYRLFTSRAEYRLLLRQDNADRRLMKYGHKYGLISDQQWSTLQEKERLIAETLAYLNYKTAGQDALAKILSRPEQTFDQLLGIDSELAEKNVPGDVQEQVEIEIKYKGYIERQYSQIEKFKKMENHKIPDWLDYSHITELRREARQKLSQIRPLSLGQASRISGVSPADISILMIYLAKKART; from the coding sequence ATGCATACGGAGTTTGATGTTATTGTTGTTGGCGCGGGACATGCCGGATGCGAAGCCGCTTTAGCCTCGGCGCGCATGGGACTGAATACCGCCCTTCTCTCAATAAACCTCGATACAGTCGCACAAATGTCCTGCAATCCTGCAATCGGGGGTATTGCCAAGGGGCAGCTCGTGAGAGAAATCGACGCATTGGGCGGAGAAATGGCGCAGGTGATTGATGCAACGGGTATTCAGTTTCGCATGCTCAACACAAAAAAAGGCCCCGCAGTACATTCACCACGCGCCCAGGCCGATAAAAAAGCCTATCAGATAACCATGAAAAAAAGATTGGAGCACCAGGATAATCTTTTTATGAAACAGGAAATTGCAGACGGCCTTATTGTCATAGACAATAAGGTCGCCGGCGTTGTCGGCCAGAGTGGTTTACAATACAAATCAAAGGCGGTGATCCTTACCACGGGCACATTTCTAAAAGGCGTAATCCACATCGGAAACTACATAACGAGCGGCGGCAGGATCGGAGAACTCTCTTCCGAAAGATTATCCGGGTCCCTTCGTGACCTTGGGCTTGAAGTACAAAGACTTAAAACCGGTACTTCTCCCCGTCTTAACAGCCGCACTATAAACTACAAAAACCTTAAACCACAACATGGCGACGAAAATCCGCGGCCATTTTCATTTTCAACAAAAACATTATCCGGTGCACAAGTACCCTGTTACATAACCTACACAAACCAGACCACACATGAAATTGTCATGTCCAATCTTAATCGCGCCCCGCTTTATACCGGTCAAATTAGTACGACCGGCCCAAGGTATTGCCCCTCGCTGGAGGATAAAATCGTGCGTTTTCCAGACAAACTGCAGCATCAGATATTTCTGGAACCGGAGGGACTCGATACACTGGAAATATACTGTAACGGCATTTCCACAAGTATGCCTCATGACGTGCAGGAAAGAATAGTCCATTCCATTGAAGGGCTGGAAGCGGCGGAAATAGTTCGATATGGCTATGCGATAGAATATGATTTCGTGCCGCCTACACAGTTGAAACTATCTCTGGAAACAAAAGCGGTAGAGAATCTTTATCTTGCCGGACAAATCAACGGCACATCCGGTTACGAAGAAGCTGCTGCGCAGGGAATAATGGCCGGGATTAATGCCGCCCTGAAAATACATGAAAAGGAGCCGTTTATTCTTGACCGTTCAGAAGCATATATCGGAGTACTCATTGACGATCTTGTTACAAAAGGCACCGAGGAGCCATACCGGCTGTTTACTTCCCGCGCGGAATACCGCCTGCTTTTGCGTCAGGACAACGCAGACAGACGACTGATGAAATATGGGCACAAATACGGACTCATTTCAGATCAGCAATGGAGTACATTACAGGAAAAAGAACGCCTCATTGCAGAAACCCTTGCATACCTGAATTATAAAACGGCGGGGCAAGACGCGTTAGCAAAAATACTCAGCCGCCCGGAACAAACGTTTGATCAACTTCTCGGAATAGACTCCGAACTTGCAGAAAAAAACGTGCCCGGAGATGTGCAGGAACAGGTGGAGATTGAAATAAAATATAAGGGATATATAGAGCGCCAATACAGCCAAATAGAGAAATTCAAAAAGATGGAAAACCACAAGATTCCGGATTGGCTGGACTATTCACACATTACAGAATTAAGAAGAGAGGCACGCCAAAAACTTTCACAGATACGCCCACTATCTTTAGGACAAGCCTCACGCATTTCGGGGGTATCACCGGCAGATATCTCAATCCTTATGATCTACCTCGCAAAAAAAGCAAGAACGTAA
- a CDS encoding two-component system sensor histidine kinase NtrB — protein sequence MLTTAHNTMPDRLIKNELEAAKRTIRFFEAILRSTHNGIIVTDATKNIIVANDVFCALFGNTLRNVIETNLFVWLEQLDGKAGEQWATLADNVCRNGFSQDVCFQKTTPDGIRYFSVNASLVENPDMKEQGIIVSIWRDITLHRQMENEIISSERLAVLGKVSGSIAHEIKNPLGVIDSSAYYLGLKLKDADEKIKTHIDRIKSQVKKATGIIQNLVDVAKMKEPYTETAGIHAIIENVLTTLNLPQTIAVKKKIEDTLVAKADKGQLEMVFRNIIVNAVQSMEECGILSISCLEKPLEKNRFIEIRIQDTGPGIMPEDRERIFEPLFSTKTTGIGFGLTICKMIIERHGGTITVESEKGKGAAFILQLPVTYEETA from the coding sequence ATGTTGACCACAGCACATAATACAATGCCTGACCGTCTCATTAAAAATGAACTTGAAGCGGCGAAACGGACAATCCGGTTCTTTGAGGCAATTTTACGTTCCACGCACAATGGCATAATAGTCACTGACGCAACGAAAAATATTATTGTAGCCAATGATGTGTTTTGCGCTTTGTTCGGCAATACACTAAGAAATGTAATAGAAACAAATCTGTTTGTATGGCTCGAACAGCTCGACGGTAAAGCCGGCGAGCAATGGGCGACGCTGGCGGATAATGTATGCCGGAACGGCTTCAGCCAGGATGTGTGCTTTCAGAAAACAACCCCAGACGGCATTAGGTATTTCAGCGTCAATGCCTCTCTTGTAGAAAATCCGGATATGAAGGAGCAGGGCATCATTGTAAGTATCTGGCGCGATATTACCTTGCACAGACAGATGGAAAACGAAATTATTTCTTCAGAACGGCTCGCCGTATTGGGCAAAGTTTCCGGCAGTATTGCCCACGAAATCAAGAACCCACTCGGAGTAATCGACAGTTCCGCGTATTATCTTGGGCTAAAACTAAAAGACGCTGATGAAAAAATAAAGACGCATATCGACCGTATAAAGTCGCAGGTGAAAAAGGCTACGGGGATAATACAGAATCTAGTCGATGTGGCAAAAATGAAGGAACCATACACGGAAACAGCAGGGATACACGCTATTATTGAAAACGTGCTTACAACACTGAACCTGCCACAAACTATTGCCGTCAAAAAGAAAATAGAAGACACCCTTGTTGCCAAGGCAGACAAAGGACAATTAGAAATGGTCTTCAGAAATATCATTGTAAATGCCGTCCAGTCAATGGAAGAATGCGGAATATTATCAATATCATGTCTGGAAAAGCCTCTTGAGAAAAACAGATTTATAGAAATACGCATTCAGGATACAGGGCCTGGCATTATGCCGGAAGACAGGGAAAGAATATTTGAACCGCTTTTTAGCACAAAAACTACAGGCATCGGCTTTGGTTTGACTATTTGCAAGATGATTATTGAACGCCATGGAGGAACAATTACAGTGGAATCAGAAAAGGGGAAAGGTGCGGCTTTTATTCTGCAATTGCCCGTGACATATGAAGAGACAGCGTAG
- a CDS encoding molybdopterin oxidoreductase family protein has translation MPIQWHKTTCPYCGFGCGLMAGVENGKIIEIKGMPGHPANDGMICTLPANSVPVFCAEDRLTKPMIRRDGKLSPVSWEEAITHVASRFQEIIETHGPGAIAIHSGATCTTEEYYLMNKLIKGCIGSNNIESSTRLCMASSAMGFMSTIGADAPPACYADIEQADLFFIAGNNMAISVPALFARVARSKRKNDAKVIVVDPRRSETTGIADIHLQIRPGTDVALNNSIAHVLLKEGYVNEEKVAEYASGIKDLKELSEEYPPSRASEITGCPEQLIIDAARMVGRSKAMLIFWFQGYNHSTQAVFKNNTLHNLWLLTNNFCKPGAGPLSITGECNALGCRWVGGLSHLLPGMRMVANPQHRQEVADFWGIPTEKLHPVPGRSIMDIVSGLHSGDVRALWVIAANPAASLPNTKWILDGLSKAEMLVVQDIFHPTETTKLADVVLPAAQWCEKAGTFISSERRIELADKIIDPPGEAKPDCEILWLVARAMGFEKEFPYSSPEDVFGEFKQITSGRICDMNGVTYERLRGNTGIQLPCPDVNHPGTPRLFTDRYFPRADGRAALLPREYLPPKETINEIYPFVLITGRQQWHFNTGVRTKRIPYLHQRAPDNFVEIHPHDAAQLRIQNGDEVEVSSSRGTTKGFAQISGRVLQGNIFMPIHYGGAINNKDARLANLVTNNICDIHSKQPEYKFSAVNLKKSQPC, from the coding sequence ATGCCAATTCAATGGCACAAAACAACATGCCCCTATTGCGGCTTCGGCTGCGGTTTGATGGCCGGAGTGGAAAACGGGAAAATCATTGAAATTAAAGGTATGCCAGGCCATCCGGCCAACGATGGAATGATATGCACCCTTCCCGCCAACTCTGTACCCGTTTTCTGCGCAGAGGACAGACTGACAAAACCAATGATCAGGCGGGACGGAAAGCTCTCCCCTGTTTCCTGGGAAGAAGCAATCACCCATGTCGCCTCCCGCTTTCAAGAAATCATAGAAACACATGGTCCCGGAGCAATTGCCATTCACAGCGGAGCAACATGTACGACGGAAGAGTATTATCTCATGAATAAACTGATAAAAGGATGCATTGGCTCCAACAATATCGAGTCCAGCACCCGTCTGTGTATGGCAAGTTCGGCAATGGGCTTTATGTCGACTATCGGCGCAGACGCCCCTCCGGCATGCTATGCGGATATAGAACAGGCAGATTTGTTCTTCATTGCCGGCAATAATATGGCCATCTCTGTGCCTGCCCTGTTCGCAAGGGTAGCAAGGTCGAAAAGAAAGAACGACGCAAAGGTTATTGTCGTTGACCCGCGCAGGTCGGAAACTACCGGCATAGCGGATATTCATCTTCAGATTAGGCCCGGAACGGACGTAGCGCTGAATAACTCCATAGCCCATGTTTTATTGAAAGAAGGGTATGTCAACGAAGAAAAGGTGGCGGAATACGCATCAGGAATCAAGGACCTTAAGGAACTTTCAGAGGAATACCCCCCTTCAAGAGCATCAGAAATCACCGGATGCCCCGAACAGCTTATCATTGATGCGGCGCGAATGGTTGGCCGGTCTAAGGCAATGCTCATTTTCTGGTTCCAGGGATATAACCACTCCACGCAGGCGGTATTTAAAAATAACACATTGCATAATTTATGGCTTCTGACAAATAATTTTTGCAAACCGGGCGCAGGGCCGTTGTCAATCACCGGGGAATGCAATGCGCTCGGCTGCCGCTGGGTTGGCGGATTATCACATCTTTTGCCCGGCATGCGGATGGTGGCAAACCCACAGCATCGGCAGGAAGTAGCCGATTTCTGGGGCATTCCCACAGAAAAACTCCATCCGGTTCCAGGCAGGTCCATAATGGATATAGTCAGTGGCCTTCATTCGGGCGACGTACGCGCCCTCTGGGTCATTGCCGCAAATCCCGCCGCATCGCTGCCGAATACAAAGTGGATTTTAGACGGGTTATCAAAGGCGGAGATGCTTGTTGTTCAGGATATTTTTCACCCCACTGAAACCACCAAACTCGCGGACGTAGTATTGCCCGCCGCCCAGTGGTGCGAAAAGGCAGGCACGTTTATTTCTTCAGAGAGGCGCATCGAACTGGCGGATAAAATAATCGACCCGCCGGGAGAAGCGAAGCCGGACTGCGAAATATTGTGGCTTGTTGCGCGTGCGATGGGCTTTGAAAAGGAATTTCCCTACTCTTCTCCGGAAGATGTCTTCGGAGAGTTTAAACAAATAACAAGTGGCCGCATTTGCGATATGAACGGAGTGACGTATGAAAGATTACGCGGGAATACGGGTATTCAACTGCCATGCCCGGATGTGAATCATCCGGGAACGCCTCGCCTGTTCACGGACAGATATTTCCCCAGAGCCGATGGGCGCGCCGCCCTGCTGCCTCGCGAATACCTCCCTCCAAAAGAAACCATTAACGAAATATATCCCTTTGTTCTTATCACCGGGCGCCAGCAATGGCATTTTAACACCGGTGTCCGGACAAAACGTATTCCCTATTTACACCAACGCGCACCGGATAACTTCGTCGAGATTCATCCGCACGATGCCGCACAACTACGCATACAAAACGGAGATGAGGTTGAAGTTTCCTCTTCACGCGGCACGACAAAAGGCTTCGCTCAGATTTCCGGCCGTGTGCTTCAGGGAAATATTTTTATGCCAATACATTACGGCGGCGCTATAAACAATAAAGATGCCAGATTAGCTAATCTTGTAACAAACAATATCTGTGACATCCACTCAAAACAGCCCGAATATAAATTCAGCGCCGTCAACTTAAAGAAATCTCAGCCATGTTGA